In a genomic window of Streptomyces katrae:
- a CDS encoding UBP-type zinc finger domain-containing protein yields MTEIDGIDPSVPPSGTGCAECDAVGGWWFHLRRCAQCGHVGCCDSSPAQHATAHFKAAGHPLVQSFEPGEAWFWNYATDTMYESGPELTPPAAHPTAQPAPGPADRVPADWLDHLHR; encoded by the coding sequence ATGACCGAGATCGACGGCATCGACCCGAGCGTCCCGCCCAGCGGCACGGGCTGCGCGGAATGCGACGCGGTGGGCGGCTGGTGGTTCCACCTGCGGCGCTGCGCCCAGTGCGGCCACGTCGGCTGCTGCGACTCCTCTCCGGCCCAGCACGCCACCGCCCACTTCAAGGCCGCCGGCCATCCCCTGGTGCAGAGCTTCGAGCCGGGCGAGGCCTGGTTCTGGAACTACGCCACGGACACGATGTACGAGTCCGGCCCCGAACTCACCCCGCCGGCCGCCCACCCCACCGCCCAGCCGGCCCCCGGTCCCGCGGACCGCGTCCCCGCGGACTGGCTGGACCACCTCCACCGCTAG
- a CDS encoding IS1182 family transposase: MWATCRELIPAGSVFAFLAEHRGRLFPAAMFADMYPSANGRPSMPPQILAAAITLQALHGMSDFETVQELRCDLRWKAACGLGLHDTAFDPSLLAYFRRRLARSTSPNRAFEAVREVVKATGVLRGKHRRALDSTVLDDAVATQDTVTQIIGAIRVVIREVPGGAEAAAAQCTAHDYTDPGKPRITWNDAQARANLVDALVGDAVRLLGHLPEQELGEKAANAVGILALVAGQDVEPAEDSDGRDGRWRITQGTAPDRMISTVDPESRHIHKTRSHQQDGYKAHLAVEPETGLYTAVALRPGAGPEHHEAAVGLELLAEEDTPVDAFGDTAYSTGDARQALEEAGHRLFLKPAPLRPAVPDGFTLDDFAIDTSAATVTCPQGHTVGLSEPGGRHHQRRAVFGNVCTRCPLREQCTKAKAGRVLTIRPHHDLQAAARRQAATDPAWQADYRRWRPPVERAVAWLVHHGNRRLRYRGTISNNAWLHTRAAALNLRRLINLGLTHTGGTWHLAPAIT, encoded by the coding sequence GTGTGGGCGACGTGCCGGGAGTTGATTCCGGCTGGGAGTGTGTTCGCGTTCCTGGCCGAGCACCGTGGCCGGTTGTTCCCCGCGGCGATGTTCGCGGACATGTATCCGTCGGCGAACGGGCGGCCGTCCATGCCGCCGCAGATTCTGGCCGCGGCGATCACATTGCAGGCCCTGCACGGCATGTCGGACTTCGAGACGGTCCAGGAACTGCGGTGTGACCTGCGGTGGAAGGCCGCGTGCGGGCTGGGACTGCATGACACCGCGTTCGACCCGTCGCTTCTGGCGTACTTCCGGCGCCGGCTGGCCCGCTCCACCAGCCCGAACCGGGCCTTCGAGGCCGTGCGGGAGGTCGTGAAGGCCACCGGTGTCCTCAGGGGCAAGCACCGGCGGGCACTGGACTCCACCGTGCTGGACGACGCGGTCGCCACCCAGGACACCGTCACCCAGATCATCGGCGCCATCCGGGTGGTGATCCGGGAAGTCCCCGGCGGCGCCGAGGCTGCCGCCGCGCAGTGCACCGCCCACGACTACACCGACCCGGGCAAACCCCGCATCACCTGGAACGATGCCCAGGCACGAGCCAACCTGGTCGACGCGCTCGTCGGCGACGCGGTCAGACTGCTCGGGCATCTGCCCGAGCAGGAACTGGGCGAGAAGGCAGCGAACGCGGTCGGCATCCTCGCGCTGGTCGCCGGGCAGGACGTGGAACCGGCCGAGGACTCCGACGGCCGTGACGGCCGCTGGCGCATCACCCAAGGGACCGCCCCGGACCGGATGATCTCCACCGTCGACCCCGAGTCCCGGCACATCCACAAGACCCGCTCCCATCAGCAGGACGGATACAAGGCCCACCTCGCCGTCGAGCCGGAGACCGGGTTATACACCGCCGTCGCCCTGCGGCCCGGGGCCGGGCCAGAGCACCACGAGGCAGCCGTCGGCCTTGAACTGCTGGCCGAGGAGGACACCCCGGTGGACGCCTTCGGTGACACCGCCTACTCCACCGGCGACGCCCGCCAGGCCCTCGAAGAGGCCGGACACCGGCTGTTCCTCAAACCCGCCCCGCTGCGGCCGGCCGTCCCAGACGGCTTCACCCTCGACGACTTCGCCATCGACACCTCCGCCGCCACCGTGACCTGCCCCCAAGGCCACACCGTCGGCCTGTCCGAGCCCGGCGGCCGCCACCACCAGCGCAGGGCCGTCTTCGGGAACGTGTGCACCCGATGCCCGCTGCGTGAGCAGTGCACCAAGGCCAAAGCCGGACGCGTCCTGACCATCCGCCCCCACCACGATCTCCAAGCCGCGGCCCGCCGCCAGGCCGCCACCGACCCCGCCTGGCAGGCCGACTACCGCCGCTGGCGGCCACCAGTCGAACGTGCCGTCGCCTGGCTCGTCCACCACGGCAACCGCCGACTCCGCTACCGGGGCACCATCAGCAACAACGCCTGGCTCCACACCCGAGCAGCCGCCCTCAACCTCCGCCGCCTGATCAACCTCGGACTCACTCACACAGGCGGCACCTGGCACCTCGCACCGGCCATCACATAA
- a CDS encoding ATP-binding protein: MSGREASCDPREIASLFLFEKLSAEQLGRLCREGRVERFEAGPLYTEGEPATCFYVMLEGTVVLYRRVGADDVEVSRTSQRGVYAGAMQAYLGDRVPQRYVNSMRVTEPTRFFVLPAQSFADIMQEWFPMAAHLLEGLFFGAKDTQRAIGQRERLLALGSLSAGLTHELNNPAAAAVRATAALRERVGKMRHKLAVIARGPYSREALAELIDIQERTAERVAKAPVLSPLEAADREDELCDWLEDHGIPEGWRIAPVFVQAGLDTDWLEQVAATVAEDILPGAVGWLNYTVETELLMDEIDDSTTRISHLVDAAKQYAQLDRAPHRDADVHELLDSTLLMLSGKIGPGVRVVKEYDRTLPEVPAYPAELNQVWTNLIDNAVSAIGSGGGKGTLTVRTAREGDRLLVEFRDTGPGVPPEIRDRIFDPFFTTKPVGEGTGLGLDISWRIVVNRHHGSLGVESVPGDTRFRVLLPLTAPEEQAGPGPGPEHGAGTDPATTEERT; this comes from the coding sequence GTGAGCGGGCGGGAGGCGTCCTGCGACCCGCGGGAGATCGCCTCGCTGTTCCTGTTCGAGAAGCTCTCGGCGGAGCAGCTGGGGAGACTGTGTCGCGAGGGGCGGGTGGAGCGCTTCGAAGCCGGTCCGCTGTACACCGAGGGCGAACCGGCCACCTGCTTCTACGTGATGCTCGAGGGCACCGTCGTGCTGTACCGCAGGGTCGGCGCGGACGACGTGGAGGTGAGCCGGACCTCGCAGCGCGGGGTGTACGCGGGGGCCATGCAGGCCTACCTGGGCGACCGGGTCCCGCAGAGGTACGTCAACTCGATGCGGGTGACGGAGCCGACACGGTTCTTCGTGCTGCCCGCGCAGTCGTTCGCGGACATCATGCAGGAGTGGTTCCCGATGGCGGCGCACCTGCTGGAGGGCCTGTTCTTCGGCGCGAAGGACACCCAGCGGGCCATCGGCCAGCGTGAACGCCTGCTGGCGCTGGGCTCGTTGTCGGCCGGGCTGACGCACGAGCTCAACAACCCGGCGGCGGCGGCCGTCCGGGCCACGGCGGCGCTGCGCGAGCGGGTGGGCAAGATGCGGCACAAGCTGGCCGTCATCGCCCGGGGCCCGTACTCGCGCGAGGCCCTGGCCGAACTGATCGACATCCAGGAGCGGACGGCGGAACGGGTGGCCAAGGCACCGGTGCTGAGCCCGCTGGAGGCGGCCGACCGGGAGGACGAGCTCTGCGACTGGCTGGAGGACCACGGCATCCCGGAGGGCTGGCGGATCGCACCGGTGTTCGTCCAGGCCGGACTGGACACGGACTGGCTGGAGCAGGTCGCGGCGACGGTGGCCGAGGACATCCTGCCCGGGGCGGTCGGCTGGCTCAACTACACGGTGGAGACCGAGCTGTTGATGGACGAGATCGACGACTCCACCACCCGGATCTCCCATCTGGTGGACGCGGCGAAGCAGTACGCGCAGCTCGACCGCGCCCCGCACCGCGACGCCGACGTGCACGAACTCCTCGACAGCACCCTGTTGATGCTCTCGGGCAAGATCGGCCCCGGGGTGCGGGTGGTCAAGGAGTACGACCGCACCCTGCCCGAGGTGCCGGCCTATCCGGCGGAGCTGAACCAGGTGTGGACCAACCTGATCGACAACGCGGTGTCCGCCATCGGGAGCGGCGGCGGCAAGGGCACGCTCACGGTCCGCACGGCGCGGGAGGGCGACCGGCTGCTGGTGGAGTTCCGCGACACCGGGCCGGGGGTGCCCCCCGAGATCAGGGACCGCATCTTCGACCCCTTCTTCACCACGAAGCCGGTCGGCGAGGGCACGGGCCTCGGCCTGGACATCTCCTGGCGGATCGTGGTCAACAGGCACCACGGCAGCCTCGGGGTCGAGTCCGTACCGGGAGACACCCGCTTCCGCGTCCTGCTGCCGCTGACCGCCCCGGAAGAACAAGCCGGCCCCGGACCCGGACCCGAGCACGGTGCGGGCACCGACCCCGCCACCACGGAGGAGCGCACATGA